The Rhodoluna lacicola genome includes the window GCCACTGGCGCCAACTCGCTCGTCCCAGGCTCCAAAAACAACTCGTGGAATTCTTGCGGCCACGATTGCACCAGCACACATCACGCAGGGTTCAAGAGTTACCACGAGCGTGCAGCCATCTAGGCGCCAGTCATCAATTGCGGCGGTTGCCTCGCGAATGGCAATGATCTCAGCGTGGCCGGTTGGATCTTTGGTTTCCTCGCGATTGTTATGTGCGCGACCGATAACCTCGCCAGACGCTGTGACCACGATCGCACCAACTGGAACATCCTCGCCCGATTGCTCGGCTTCGGCGAGCGCTTTCTGCATCAGGGCTTCGTAATCCATAACGCCAATTTACCTCAATGCAACTTGACGGTAGATTTGCGGTATGCGAGTTCACATTGCCGACCACCCGTTGATCACCCACAAACTGACTGTGCTGCGCGATAAGGCAACGCCTTCGCCGGTGTTCCGTCAGCTGGTTGAGGAGCTCGTGACTCTGCTTGCCTATGAGGCAACTCGCGATGTGCGCGTAGACAAGGTAGTTGTTGATACTCCCGTTGCTCCTTATAACGGTGTGAAGCTTGCCCGCCCCCGCCCAATCATCATTCCGGTGCTTCGCGCGGGTTTGGGAATGCTTGAGGGCATGACCAAGTTGCTGCCAACTGCCGAGGTTGGCTTCTTGGGCATCAAGCGCAATGAGGAAACCCTTGAGCCTTACACCTACGCCAACCGACTGCCAGATGATCTGACCGGTCGCCAGGTTTTTATCATTGACCCGATGCTTGCCACCGGTGGAACTCTGATTGACAGCATTGATTACGTTTTTGAACGCGGTGCAACCGATGTCACCTGCGTTTGTCTACTTGGTGCCCCTGAGGGTTTGGCCGCGGTTGAGGCGCACGTTGCAGGTAAAGACGTCAAGGTAGTGCTGGGTGCACTGGATGAGAAGCTCAACGAGAAGGGCTACATCGTTCCCGGTCTTGGTGATGCTGGTGATCGTCTCTACGGTGTAGCTCAGTAATTTCCAGCTGGGCTACTTCTCGTATATGTCTGTCTAAAATTTCGATGATTGGCGAGTAGGCGTATTGGTTCATTCCGTTAAATTCACGGACCTGCAGCTTTCTACCCTGTTCTAGACCATGCAGCCACCGTTTTGCTGTGTGTCGTGAGATGCCTGCCTCCACCGATAGAGCAGTGATGCTAATAACCGGAAACCGACTAAGCGCTCGCATCAATTTAGGGATCTGAGTCAAAGGGACCATTTTGCTGACTAAGAAAAAGTGGAGCATATTTTGAAATTCCTGCAATAGGTCAAGCTCAGAACTTTCGGAATCTGCACCACTTTTTCTTATTGTCCTGGGCACAACCAATTTTGGACGCGTCAGTGTTGATGCTCCAACCCAAAATCTTGGCGGTCTCGTTTTTCGAACCAACTCATTACTCAGTGGGGAGATTATGGATAACCGGCTACGGGATAGCCGGGCTTGGTGGATCTTCGCCAGCGAAAGGCTGTTCTTGATGAGTTCCGCAAAATCAATTTCAATCACGGCTAGATTTTGCTACGCCGGCTCTGGCCTTGACTCAGAGCGTAACAAACTGTGGATAAGCCTCTAAGCCATAGGTAACCTTTACTCATGACCAATCCAAAGCCAACTGGCGAAAACTCGGCCGACCCGGCTGGCTTGGCCAACTCGGCCTCCCCGGCCATTTCGGCTGAAAACGCGCCTGCGCTAGAGACTGAAGCGCGCGGCTTTGCACTTTATGTGGGAGTGGATGAGGCAACTGCCGCTGCAGCCGGGGTATCACTATCGGAGTTGGTCACTGCACTGCGCAAGACCGTTGCCGACTTGGTGCCGAGTGCCGCCGCCGAAACCTACGCGGCCGTTGCGTTGGCACCAAAGGGAATTGGTGGCAAGCCTATCGATGTGGTTCGCACCGCACTGCGAGACCCTAGGGCACTAGACAAGCTGACCCTGGCAAAAGAAAAAATCGATCCAAACGAACCGACCAAGGGCATCGTTATTGACCCAAGTCGCAAGAAGGTTTTTGCCGACGGTGAAAATGCCGACCTTACCTACAAAGAATTTGAACTGCTCCAGTACCTGATCGAGCACGAGGGTTCGACTATTTCTCGGCGCGAAATTATCGATGTGATTTGGAATGAAGGCGAAGGCGAAATTCCTAATGACAGAACCATTGACGTGCACATTCGCCGTTTGCGCGCCAAGATTGCCGGCTACGAAGACATCATTCGCACGGTGCGCGGTGGGGGCTACCGTTTTGATAAGCACCCCGAAGTAATTTACGAAATCTAATGACAGAAAATTCAAACTCTGCGACACAGGGTGAGCCAGGGCTGGCCGAAAAAATTGCAGCCCAAGTGCTGGAACTTATTGATCGCGGCAACTCCATGCCAATCGTGCTGATTGATGGTCGCAGTTGTTCAGGAAAAAGCACGCTGGCCAGCGAGATTCAAAACCTGGTTTTCAAAGATGGCGAATCTGCGCCACGAGTTGTGCACATGGACGACCTTTACCTTGGCTGGAATGGATTGCAAGCCGGGGTGGATTATTTGCAGCGATTCATTTTGAAGCCGTTATCGGATTCCTACATCGCCCAGTGGCGTGAGTTTGATTGGTCTAACCAGGGCGAACCTGGCTACGAATCGCGAAACGGCGAGTGGCGTGAATTCAGTGGTGGCACTCCCCTGATTGTTGAAGGCTGTGGCGCGCTAAATCAACTGAGTGCGCCGCTTGCCGACATTAGGGTTTGGCTAGAGGCTGACCAAGAGACCAGACTGCAGCGCTGGTTAGCCCGCGAGGGTTCAAGCGAGCACTGGGCCGAGTGGGCTGCTCAAGAAGAAGAGTTCTACGCCCGCGAAAAATCTAGCCAGCTAGCGGATTCTAAATTTAACTAATCCAATTTTTCTTTTTAGCGTGCGCGGTTTTTGTACCAAGCACGAAGACCGGCAATTAGAGAAGCCGTGATGAAGAAGATGGCGATTGCGTAAGACGCATTCTTAACCGCGGGGATTGATGCCGCAAAGTATCCGGCAACGGTAAGACCAGTTCCCCAAGCCAATGCACCAACGGCGTTAGCGCTGAAAAATTTGTAGTAGTTCATTCTTGAAATACCCGCGATTGCCGGAATCAAAACACGAGCCCAGGGCATAAAGCGCGCAATCACAACTGCCCACCAACCCCAAGCCGCGTAAAATTTCTCTGATTTTGCGATGGCATTTTGCAACCACTCGCCCTTGCGTTTATCTAGGTAAGGGCGGCCGTAGTGACGACCAAGGGTGTAACCAACCTGATCACCAAGCCAGGCCGCAATACCCACACCAATTGCCATCACCCAAATATTTACCGGTGAATCAGTTGAGTTTGAAACCCCAGCGCCGGCGGCAACCAAGCCGGCGGCAAAAACTAAGGAGTCACCGGTGATGAACGGAATGAAAGCACCGATGAACAATCCGGTGCCAGCAAAAACCAAACCCCAAACCACCGCGTAAAAAAGCCACGGGCCAATGTGGTCGTACCAGTTAATAATCTGGTCAGAGATGGCGAGCTGAATAACCGGGTTCATGAAAAAGAAGAACTACTTTGCGTTCGGCAAACCGTGCAGAACGATTTCGTTTAGCGGCAGACGGGTGCGGGCCGCAACCTCGCGGTCATATGCTCCACCCTCAAGTAATTCGGCCGGAGCGCCCTTACCAATTGCCACAACAACTAACAGTCCAAGATTCTCTGGGTAGCCAAGTTCGGTGTGCAGAGCTACGTGATCAATGCCACCCATTACGTGAGCCTTAAGACCAAGCCCCTCAGCCTGGATCAAAATCTGTGCGGTGGCCAAGCCGGCGTCAAACTGGCTGGTGCTGCCTGGCTGGTCCTTGTCACCATTGGTGAAGGCCGAAACCACCACATAAGCCGAACATCTTGGAGACCAAGCCGAGTTGAAACCGCCAAGGTGAGAAACAATCTTTCCAAATAGCTCGCTGCCGCGCTTAGCGACTGAAAAGCGCCAAGGCTGCACGTTCATGGCCGACGGGGCCCAGCGACCTGCCTCAACCAGGCTCAATAGGTCCTGATCTGAGATTTCGTGGTTTGCGTCCATAGAGCGTGGGCTCCAACGGTCGGCAAGTACGGGCAAAATGGGCGCAGAAGTTTCAGCTGTTCTAGAGGTCATACCTCTATCCAACTACAGTTAGTCGGCTTTTATTTCGCTCATCTGCCGGGCCTCGGCCAACTCAAGGGTGTAGGGGTCAATCACAACGATCCAGGGGTCATCGTTAGGGTCAATATCCACACCCGGCGCGGTCGCAAAGGTTCGAATCATGCTGACCGTGTCAAAGAATCCTGGCACCATGTGGGCCACGGCGCCTAGATCGCTTGCTGCATCAAGCACTGCTTCATTGGACGAGAGCACGATGACCACGTCTACCCCGGCGTCGAACTTTGAATTGACGGCCTTATGGATGGCCCGCTCAAGGTGGGTTTTGCCATCTTGCTTCTGCAAAATTTTGTCCCACTCTTCGGCGCCGGCGGCGTGATCGGCGATTACCGCGTAAACGAATTCGTCATCTCTCATGCTGGAATGCTACGCCTGGGCGGTTGAAAATGGCAGTCGCGCAGACAAAATTGTTTGATCCGTTGCCGAATCGAAATCTAAGGACCAATCCACGGTTAATTCATCCAAAAGAGCCCCACCAAGACCATGACGAACACCGATACGCGGCGCCTGGCCGTCGTTTTTGACGGTTAGGTCTATCAGCCCATCGGCCGCAAGCTTGATCGAGACCTGGGCGGTACGGGCATCGCCGTGACGAACCGCATTTGAAACCGCCTCTTTGACAATTTCATTGACGCACATGCTAAGCCGAGGATCCTTGCTGACCAATTTCTTCACCTCTGGCTGCACATCAAGATCAACATCGCAGACCCCTTGCCAAGTGGCAATAATTTCCTTAATCGCTGAGGCAAATTTGATTTCCGTATTCGGAGGTGTAGAAAGCGCCATGATGGCGCGATCCAAATCTTTTTTAGCCAGGTCAAGAGTTTTCTTGTCGGCATCGGGTGCGTTGAGTCTGGTTAGTGCAGCGGTGAGTGAAGCCTGCACAGTTCCGTGAATTACCAAGGACCAGTTTCTGCGAGCCACCCAAAGTTGCTGTTCAAACAGCGTGACCTCTAGGGCAAGTTCTTCGTTGTGCTCCTGGAGCAGATCTCGATATCTGCGAGCTTCAAAATCAAAAGAATCAAGTAGCGCCAGAATGCCAACCACCATCAGCGAGGTGTAAACCAGGGTTGATCCGTAGATGGCGGCTTGCTGAGTATCGGGGTAAAAAAGCACTGCAACCAGATAGGTGGGAATCACTGCCAGCACAGCCATAATCACCAAGACCGGGACACCGATCCAGGCGCTTTGCTCGGGAGTGTTTTTGAAGAATCGATTGAAGGCAAGGATGATCGCCAGGTAGCTGAGGCTCAGCAGAAGGCTTGGAAGAACCCAAGACATATCTAGCAACCAAAATGGCGACGCCAAAAAACTTAGGCTCATTGCTGCATAGGTTGCGGTTGGGAAAATTGAGTTCACGATACGAAACGATTTTGGAATCGTGATCACATACAAAAAGTGACTTGGGGTTCGCTTGGCTGGTGCGGTTAGGGCGCGGGCAGTTGAACGCAGCGATTCTGAAAGCGGCCGAACCTGGTTGTAGATGATTCCCTTTAGCTCGTGAGCGATGCCCCATCGGGTTGACATTTCTAGGTTGCCGGCGTTGATGGTTTCCTCAATGGTTTGAATTTGCGGCAGCAAAGTGTTGCGGGTTAACTTCAGCAACTTTTCTTGCTCTTCAGCAAGAATGATCTCTGCGTTCTCGCGGTAGCCCATGATGGAATCCTGGGTGGCCCTGAGTTTGCGCACCAATTGGCTGTGATCACGAAAAGCACCATTTAGGTTTGCCCACATTACGGTGATGCTGAGCTCCCACAGGGCCCCCAGCAAGAGCTGATACTGCCAGGCCACACCCGGGTCTGCGCCCACGGCAATCGCCAGCGAGGTGGTGATGAGGGTGCGAATCACTCCAATTAGTAGGACGCCAGCAATCACCAGTGGTGCTGAGTACTTTTTGATGAATTTTTTGGCTAAACCAAAAATGGTAAAAATTACCAGGTGCTCAAGCACAACCATCGCCGTCCAAAAAGGCAAGAACTCAATTATGTTTTCTGAGTTGAGGAAAAATCTCATGCTGACCATGGCGAAGACGTGGTAGCCAAGGTAGCCCCAAGTAAAAAGGTGAGCGCCTGCGATGCGCTGCCAAACCACTGAATTTTTCAGCTTCAAAGTGTTCCTCGCGAAATGGATTCCAATGCCAGTTTCGCCTCAAGAATAGTTTTCGCCTGAGCGCGATTGTATGTGAGCGACCAGCTAAGAGTGAGCTCGTCTAGCATTTGCGATCCTACGCCGTTTCTCAATTCTTGCCGAGGTGCTCGGCCATTGTTGGATACAGTAACTACCAATAGTTCGTCACCGGTGCGATCCAGTTCAATATTTACCTGGTTGGCTTCACCATGGCGAACCGCATTTGAAACCGCCTCCTTAATAATTTCGTTTACGCACATGCGAGCATTGACATCACGTGTTAATAATCGAGTTGCCCGCTCTGTGAAATGCCAGTCCACGGTGCAGATACCCTTCCAGGTAGACACCACTGCCTGCAAAGCTGTGTTGAGGTCGATATCGAGTTCAGGAGTTTTTGAAAGGCCGTCTTTAGCGCGCTGCAAATCTTGAAGCACCAAATCAATCTGATACTGCTCAAGTTCTTCACTGGCGCTCAGCCTGCTGATTGCTGCCGTTAGGGCCGCCTGCACGGTGCCGTGAACCACAAAACTCCAGTTTCTTTTGGCCAACCACATGCGTTGCTCAAATAGCGATGTCTCGCGTTCGAGCCTGCTGTTGTCGCTTACTACCTGGGCTTCTGCTTGCTCACGGGCCAGGTCAAGAATTGCCGAGTTACCCAAGGCAATACCCATCAATATTGGAAAAATAATCACCATTGAAAACATGAGTGCCGTGGCCAAGTCTTGAACCCGTTGCAGATTTGTCAGGAACAGCGGCGCACCAATGGTGCTGAGAATCAAGGAAAGGTAGACCATTCCTGACTTGCGGGTGACAACCTTGTGCTTAGGAATCAAGGCAATCAGCAAAAGCAAGGTTGCCGACCCGATTGCAATTGGTAGCAGATTTGCCTGGGCCACGGCGGTACCAAAAAGCATCTGCATGATTAGGAACTGGGTGGCTCCACCTAAAATGAGCAAGATCACGGGTCTGAATGCTTTGCTCAGGTTGAATCGATCAATAAAGAACTGAGTTTTTACTGTGGTCACCTCTGCTGGTGGCTGAGCCTGACTGAGGCTGAGGCCTCCCCTTCTGAGCTGCTCGCTGAGTGGCCTGACTTGATCTGCAACCAAGGCCCTGAGCTCTTGAATTGATTCAAGACGAGCACGGTTGGTGGTGAGCATGTTGGCGATTTGGTCGATTCTTGGCAGCAGGGTCTGCTGGGTTTGAGCTAAAAGCTTTTGATTTTCAGCCGCCAAGATTGTTGCTGATTCTGCACGCTGGCTAACTAATGCGCGCTGAATGCTTTTTTGTTTTTGCATTGTGGAGTCGTGTTGAATGCGCGAACCAGCGATTGAAACAAAAATCAAAATGAAGACAGCACCGGATGCAAAACCACCGATAGCCCGCTGCACCCAGTCTATTTTTTCTTCGAGCTGAAAATCTAAGGCCATGGCCGCCACCAACAAGTTGCGACAACTATTCACAAAACCAGCGAAAAGCAAACCGTAAATTCCGGCACCGGGTTTTGAAAGTAACCAGGGTAAGAAAGTTTTCTTAGCTGCAACGACAAGCAAAATTTCTAGAACAGTTCCGGCTGTGAACGTGACAATCCAGAGCAAACTCCATTGGCCGGTAATCAGCACATCATATAGAAATGTGAACAGTACATAGAACGGTAGTGAGAACCAAAGCAGCGGCCAATCCCAGTTTTCGATTAGCCCAAGCCGGTAGTAGGTTTTGAAACCTCGCTTAGCCCCCGACATCAAGATCTTTGATTAGCGGCCGTGTGGCATGCCGGCGACTTTAATAAATTCGCGGGCCGCGGTCACGCGCGGGTTATTGCTAGTTTCAAGATCAATGCCGGCCGCTTCAAAAGCGCGCTTGACCA containing:
- a CDS encoding nucleoside deaminase; translated protein: MDYEALMQKALAEAEQSGEDVPVGAIVVTASGEVIGRAHNNREETKDPTGHAEIIAIREATAAIDDWRLDGCTLVVTLEPCVMCAGAIVAARIPRVVFGAWDERVGASGSLYDLLRDARLGNPVEVIAGVKEVEASAQLKSFFAARRAQDK
- the upp gene encoding uracil phosphoribosyltransferase, which gives rise to MRVHIADHPLITHKLTVLRDKATPSPVFRQLVEELVTLLAYEATRDVRVDKVVVDTPVAPYNGVKLARPRPIIIPVLRAGLGMLEGMTKLLPTAEVGFLGIKRNEETLEPYTYANRLPDDLTGRQVFIIDPMLATGGTLIDSIDYVFERGATDVTCVCLLGAPEGLAAVEAHVAGKDVKVVLGALDEKLNEKGYIVPGLGDAGDRLYGVAQ
- a CDS encoding winged helix-turn-helix domain-containing protein, which translates into the protein MTNPKPTGENSADPAGLANSASPAISAENAPALETEARGFALYVGVDEATAAAAGVSLSELVTALRKTVADLVPSAAAETYAAVALAPKGIGGKPIDVVRTALRDPRALDKLTLAKEKIDPNEPTKGIVIDPSRKKVFADGENADLTYKEFELLQYLIEHEGSTISRREIIDVIWNEGEGEIPNDRTIDVHIRRLRAKIAGYEDIIRTVRGGGYRFDKHPEVIYEI
- a CDS encoding AAA family ATPase, whose protein sequence is MTENSNSATQGEPGLAEKIAAQVLELIDRGNSMPIVLIDGRSCSGKSTLASEIQNLVFKDGESAPRVVHMDDLYLGWNGLQAGVDYLQRFILKPLSDSYIAQWREFDWSNQGEPGYESRNGEWREFSGGTPLIVEGCGALNQLSAPLADIRVWLEADQETRLQRWLAREGSSEHWAEWAAQEEEFYAREKSSQLADSKFN
- a CDS encoding DedA family protein, yielding MNPVIQLAISDQIINWYDHIGPWLFYAVVWGLVFAGTGLFIGAFIPFITGDSLVFAAGLVAAGAGVSNSTDSPVNIWVMAIGVGIAAWLGDQVGYTLGRHYGRPYLDKRKGEWLQNAIAKSEKFYAAWGWWAVVIARFMPWARVLIPAIAGISRMNYYKFFSANAVGALAWGTGLTVAGYFAASIPAVKNASYAIAIFFITASLIAGLRAWYKNRAR
- a CDS encoding nitroreductase family protein, with the translated sequence MTSRTAETSAPILPVLADRWSPRSMDANHEISDQDLLSLVEAGRWAPSAMNVQPWRFSVAKRGSELFGKIVSHLGGFNSAWSPRCSAYVVVSAFTNGDKDQPGSTSQFDAGLATAQILIQAEGLGLKAHVMGGIDHVALHTELGYPENLGLLVVVAIGKGAPAELLEGGAYDREVAARTRLPLNEIVLHGLPNAK
- a CDS encoding sensor histidine kinase produces the protein MKLKNSVVWQRIAGAHLFTWGYLGYHVFAMVSMRFFLNSENIIEFLPFWTAMVVLEHLVIFTIFGLAKKFIKKYSAPLVIAGVLLIGVIRTLITTSLAIAVGADPGVAWQYQLLLGALWELSITVMWANLNGAFRDHSQLVRKLRATQDSIMGYRENAEIILAEEQEKLLKLTRNTLLPQIQTIEETINAGNLEMSTRWGIAHELKGIIYNQVRPLSESLRSTARALTAPAKRTPSHFLYVITIPKSFRIVNSIFPTATYAAMSLSFLASPFWLLDMSWVLPSLLLSLSYLAIILAFNRFFKNTPEQSAWIGVPVLVIMAVLAVIPTYLVAVLFYPDTQQAAIYGSTLVYTSLMVVGILALLDSFDFEARRYRDLLQEHNEELALEVTLFEQQLWVARRNWSLVIHGTVQASLTAALTRLNAPDADKKTLDLAKKDLDRAIMALSTPPNTEIKFASAIKEIIATWQGVCDVDLDVQPEVKKLVSKDPRLSMCVNEIVKEAVSNAVRHGDARTAQVSIKLAADGLIDLTVKNDGQAPRIGVRHGLGGALLDELTVDWSLDFDSATDQTILSARLPFSTAQA
- a CDS encoding sensor histidine kinase produces the protein MSGAKRGFKTYYRLGLIENWDWPLLWFSLPFYVLFTFLYDVLITGQWSLLWIVTFTAGTVLEILLVVAAKKTFLPWLLSKPGAGIYGLLFAGFVNSCRNLLVAAMALDFQLEEKIDWVQRAIGGFASGAVFILIFVSIAGSRIQHDSTMQKQKSIQRALVSQRAESATILAAENQKLLAQTQQTLLPRIDQIANMLTTNRARLESIQELRALVADQVRPLSEQLRRGGLSLSQAQPPAEVTTVKTQFFIDRFNLSKAFRPVILLILGGATQFLIMQMLFGTAVAQANLLPIAIGSATLLLLIALIPKHKVVTRKSGMVYLSLILSTIGAPLFLTNLQRVQDLATALMFSMVIIFPILMGIALGNSAILDLAREQAEAQVVSDNSRLERETSLFEQRMWLAKRNWSFVVHGTVQAALTAAISRLSASEELEQYQIDLVLQDLQRAKDGLSKTPELDIDLNTALQAVVSTWKGICTVDWHFTERATRLLTRDVNARMCVNEIIKEAVSNAVRHGEANQVNIELDRTGDELLVVTVSNNGRAPRQELRNGVGSQMLDELTLSWSLTYNRAQAKTILEAKLALESISRGTL